One genomic window of Syntrophales bacterium includes the following:
- a CDS encoding DUF2520 domain-containing protein, with translation MIEPTTTQETGKDSIAIIGLGKVGTAVGFLLRSAGYTIVAVASRSASSIEQALPYTEGKAFSSLSEAASQAECILITTGDDAIAPVCEEIVRGGGVKPDSKVVHMSGAGGLDLLDAARRAGAHVASIHPIQTFADVKGAIESIPGSTFGITADDEIKDWSVKIVRDLGGIPFFVPEADKPLYHAAACMASNYLVTLMHTVESIYTSLGLTGEEAIHAFWPLVKGTIKNIETKGTILSLTGPISRGDAGTIEKHLQAFREKLPALLPAYCAMGILTTDLGLKKKTLSADSAEIIKKLLGGGREDEQAGKDH, from the coding sequence ATGATTGAACCAACAACCACTCAGGAAACAGGTAAAGACAGTATCGCCATTATCGGTCTGGGTAAGGTGGGCACGGCAGTTGGATTTCTCCTGCGATCTGCCGGTTACACGATTGTTGCCGTTGCCAGCCGATCCGCTTCCTCCATCGAACAGGCCCTGCCCTATACAGAGGGGAAAGCCTTTTCCAGTCTCTCCGAGGCAGCCTCGCAGGCAGAATGCATATTGATTACCACCGGTGATGATGCCATTGCCCCTGTATGCGAAGAGATAGTAAGGGGAGGAGGGGTAAAACCTGATAGCAAGGTAGTCCATATGAGCGGAGCGGGAGGCCTTGATCTCCTCGATGCGGCACGCCGGGCAGGAGCACACGTGGCAAGTATCCACCCCATTCAGACTTTCGCCGACGTAAAAGGCGCCATAGAAAGCATACCCGGCAGCACATTCGGCATCACGGCAGATGATGAAATCAAGGACTGGTCTGTAAAAATAGTCCGGGATCTGGGAGGTATCCCTTTTTTTGTCCCTGAGGCTGACAAACCCCTCTACCATGCCGCCGCCTGCATGGCCTCGAACTATCTGGTCACCCTGATGCACACCGTGGAAAGTATTTACACCTCTCTCGGTTTGACCGGTGAAGAGGCCATTCACGCCTTCTGGCCCCTTGTCAAAGGCACCATAAAAAATATAGAAACGAAAGGGACTATCTTGTCCCTGACCGGTCCTATATCCCGTGGTGATGCCGGCACTATCGAAAAACACTTGCAGGCCTTTCGGGAAAAGCTTCCCGCTCTCCTTCCGGCTTACTGCGCGATGGGGATTTTGACGACAGACCTTGGCCTGAAGAAAAAAACGCTCTCTGCTGACAGTGCGGAGATCATAAAAAAATTATTAGGAGGAGGACGAGAAGATGAGCAAGCAGGAAAAGATCACTAA
- a CDS encoding cold-shock protein, giving the protein MAEGRVKWFNEKKGYGFIENDEGGDVFVHFSAIQGSGFKTLHESQRVSFDVEQGNKGPSAVNVHPL; this is encoded by the coding sequence TTGGCAGAAGGTAGAGTAAAATGGTTTAACGAGAAAAAGGGGTATGGTTTTATCGAAAACGATGAGGGCGGCGATGTATTCGTTCATTTCAGCGCCATTCAAGGTTCTGGGTTCAAGACACTACATGAGAGTCAGCGGGTTAGCTTTGATGTCGAGCAGGGTAACAAAGGACCAAGCGCTGTAAACGTTCATCCATTATAA
- a CDS encoding alpha/beta hydrolase: MREEHVFFYVGNLCLEGLYASGDGSRGVVISHPHPLMGGSMRNNVVEVLASTFYEKGYSTLRFNFRGVGQSEGAYDEGRGEQEDVIGAIDFLKEREKKDVILAGYSFGAWVNLKVLAHHASFSDVILVSPPINLRDFDFSELPENIGLIISGDRDQFCSTERLQTLANRINCRLGIVKGADHFYFGKENGIIDCLREYLLKKKNYLIL; encoded by the coding sequence ATGAGAGAAGAACACGTTTTTTTCTATGTCGGCAACCTGTGTCTGGAGGGACTTTATGCCTCTGGTGATGGTTCCAGGGGTGTCGTTATTTCCCATCCTCATCCGCTGATGGGTGGCAGCATGAGGAATAATGTCGTGGAAGTCCTGGCCTCAACATTTTATGAAAAAGGTTACTCAACATTGAGATTCAATTTCAGAGGGGTGGGACAGAGTGAAGGCGCCTATGATGAGGGAAGAGGGGAGCAGGAAGACGTGATAGGGGCAATTGATTTTCTCAAGGAGAGAGAAAAGAAGGATGTGATTCTCGCCGGTTATTCCTTTGGGGCGTGGGTGAATCTAAAAGTGCTTGCCCATCACGCCTCCTTCTCAGATGTTATTCTCGTATCACCACCCATTAACCTCCGCGACTTTGATTTTTCCGAGCTACCGGAGAATATCGGCCTCATCATCTCCGGTGATAGGGATCAATTTTGTTCAACCGAGCGCTTGCAAACACTTGCCAATCGGATCAATTGTCGTCTCGGGATAGTGAAAGGCGCCGATCACTTCTATTTTGGAAAAGAGAATGGTATTATTGACTGTCTCCGTGAATACCTCTTAAAGAAAAAAAATTACTTGATTTTGTGA
- the panB gene encoding 3-methyl-2-oxobutanoate hydroxymethyltransferase — MSKQEKITKITTAVVREMKKSGEKITMLTAYDYSTAAVLDQSGVDILLVGDSLGMVVLGYDSTLPVTMEDMIHHTRAVSRAAKRAMVIGDMPFMSYQVSVEDALYNAGRFLQEAGAHGIKLEGGRDMAETTRKITSAGIPVMAHLGLTPQSVHQFGGFKVQGKEDAAARRILEDAKILEEAGAFSLVLECVPAVLAKAITQSLTIPTIGIGAGVDCDGQVLVVNDMLGMFEKFTPRFVKKYANLNVQMKKAVGRYIEEVRTSIFPDEEHTL, encoded by the coding sequence ATGAGCAAGCAGGAAAAGATCACTAAGATCACCACGGCCGTTGTCCGTGAGATGAAAAAAAGTGGAGAGAAGATCACCATGTTGACAGCCTATGATTACTCTACGGCTGCTGTTCTCGATCAATCGGGCGTAGACATCCTCCTCGTAGGCGATTCTCTGGGGATGGTTGTCCTCGGTTATGACAGTACTCTGCCCGTTACTATGGAAGATATGATCCATCATACCAGAGCGGTCTCGCGGGCCGCAAAGCGCGCCATGGTGATCGGCGACATGCCTTTCATGTCCTACCAGGTCTCTGTTGAGGATGCCCTGTACAATGCCGGTCGTTTCCTTCAGGAGGCAGGCGCCCATGGCATCAAATTAGAGGGGGGCAGAGATATGGCGGAGACCACGAGAAAAATCACCTCAGCAGGGATTCCCGTCATGGCCCATCTTGGTCTCACTCCCCAGTCCGTCCATCAATTCGGGGGTTTCAAGGTACAGGGGAAAGAAGATGCAGCGGCGAGAAGAATCTTAGAGGATGCCAAAATTCTTGAAGAAGCAGGCGCTTTTTCCCTTGTCCTGGAATGTGTACCTGCCGTCCTGGCCAAAGCCATTACCCAATCTCTGACCATACCCACTATCGGCATCGGAGCCGGTGTTGATTGCGATGGTCAGGTCCTCGTCGTCAATGACATGTTGGGGATGTTTGAAAAATTCACGCCTCGATTTGTCAAAAAATACGCCAACCTTAACGTACAGATGAAGAAGGCTGTCGGGAGATATATCGAGGAAGTGAGGACGAGTATTTTCCCCGATGAGGAACATACATTATAG
- a CDS encoding peptidyl-prolyl cis-trans isomerase encodes MGGKVKPTEKEIVRFYQENKDKFKMPETVHARHILIAKATGDDDKAKVEKRAKAENLRQQLLGGADFADLARKNSDCPSRENGGDLGIIPRGQMVKPFEDAAFSQKKDAIGPVVETDFGYHIIQVLQHNEPQTINLDEKTKKDIASFLEHEKMQETFASLVKKLRAKANIVIHGQ; translated from the coding sequence ATGGGCGGCAAGGTAAAACCGACAGAGAAGGAAATAGTCAGATTTTATCAAGAGAATAAGGACAAGTTTAAAATGCCTGAGACTGTCCATGCCCGCCATATCCTCATTGCAAAAGCAACGGGAGACGACGATAAAGCCAAAGTGGAAAAGAGGGCAAAGGCGGAAAATTTGCGCCAACAACTGCTGGGAGGCGCTGATTTTGCCGATCTTGCCAGAAAAAACTCCGATTGCCCCAGCAGAGAGAATGGGGGCGATCTCGGTATAATCCCACGCGGTCAAATGGTTAAGCCTTTTGAGGATGCGGCTTTTTCCCAGAAAAAAGATGCCATCGGCCCCGTAGTCGAGACCGATTTCGGCTACCATATCATCCAGGTCTTACAACACAATGAACCGCAAACCATAAATCTCGACGAAAAGACAAAGAAAGATATTGCTTCCTTTCTCGAACATGAGAAAATGCAGGAAACCTTTGCCTCCCTGGTGAAAAAATTAAGGGCAAAGGCAAACATTGTTATACACGGGCAGTAA
- a CDS encoding phage integrase N-terminal SAM-like domain-containing protein, whose product MSTSKNRKLLDETNDIMRLHHYSIHTERVYSDWIKRYIRYHGMTCRDDLKNGEGKIEAFLTHLAIDKNVALSTQNQAMNALVFLYKHVLKQPLDKDINAVRASREIKIPVVMTREEVANIILQR is encoded by the coding sequence ATGTCAACGTCAAAAAACCGTAAATTGCTTGATGAAACAAATGATATTATGCGCTTACACCATTACTCTATCCACACGGAGCGGGTATACTCCGACTGGATCAAACGATATATACGTTACCATGGAATGACCTGCCGGGACGATTTGAAGAATGGAGAAGGCAAGATTGAAGCCTTTCTGACACATCTGGCAATTGATAAAAATGTAGCTCTGTCTACGCAGAATCAGGCCATGAACGCTCTGGTTTTCCTATACAAACATGTATTGAAACAACCCCTGGACAAAGATATTAATGCGGTTCGGGCATCCAGAGAGATCAAGATTCCCGTGGTTATGACCCGGGAAGAGGTAGCCAATATCATCTTACAAAGGTGA